One segment of Cervus canadensis isolate Bull #8, Minnesota chromosome 32, ASM1932006v1, whole genome shotgun sequence DNA contains the following:
- the NMRAL1 gene encoding nmrA-like family domain-containing protein 1 isoform X1, whose protein sequence is MADKKLVVVFGATGAQGGSVARTLLEDGTFRVRVVTRDPGQRAAKQLGLQGAEVVQGDQNDEASMELALSGAHATFIVTNYWENCSQEQEVKQGKLLADLAKRLGLCYVVYSGLENIKKLTGGRLTAGHFDGKGEVEEYFRDIGVPMTSVRLPCYFENLLSYFLPQKAPDGRSYLLSLPMGDVPIDGMAVADLGPVVLSLLKTPQEYIGRNIGLSTCRHTAEEYAALLAKHTGKAVRDAKTSPEDYEKLGFPGARDLANMFRFYALKPDRNIELTLKLNPKARTLDQWLEQHKGDFAGL, encoded by the exons ATGGCGGACAAGAAGCTGGTGGTGGTGTTTGGAGCCACAG GTGCCCAGGGGGGCTCAGTGGCCCGGACGCTCCTGGAAGATGGGACATTTAGGGTCCGAGTGGTGACCCGGGACCCTGGGCAGAGGGCAGCGAAGCAGCTGGGGCTGCAAGGTGCAGAGGTAGTGCAGGGAGACCAGAATGACGAGGCCAGCATGGAGCTGGCCCTGAGCGGCGCTCACGCCACCTTCATTGTGACCAACTATTGGGAGAACTGCAGCCAGGAGCAGGAGGTCAAGCAG GGAAAGCTGCTGGCCGATTTGGCCAAGCGCCTGGGCCTGTGCTACGTGGTCTACAGTGGCCTGGAGAACATCAAGAAGCTAACCGGGGGGAGACTGACAGCGGGACACTTTGACGGCAAAGGGGAGGTGGAGGAGTATTTCCGGGACATCGGCGTCCCCATGACCAGCGTGCGGCTGCCCTGCTATTTTGAGAACCTCCTCTCCTACTTCCTGCCCCAGAAAGCCCCGGATGGAAGGAGCTACTTGCTGA gCTTGCCCATGGGTGACGTGCCCATAGACGGCATGGCTGTGGCCGACCTGGGTCCCGTGGTGCTCAGCTTGCTAAAGACCCCACAGGAGTACATCGGCCGGAACATCGGGCTCAGTACCTGCAGACACACGGCGGAGGAGTACGCTGCCCTGCTCGCCAAGCACACAGGCAAGGCGGTGCGCGACGCCAAG ACAAGCCCCGAGGACTACGAGAAGCTTGGCTTCCCCGGCGCCCGGGACCTGGCCAACATGTTCCGTTTTTATGCCCTGAAACCTGACCGCAACATCGAACTGACCCTGAAGCTCAACCCCAAGGCCAGGACTCTGGACCAGTGGCTAGAGCAGCACAAAGGGGACTTTGCAGGGCTgtga
- the NMRAL1 gene encoding nmrA-like family domain-containing protein 1 isoform X2: protein MADKKLVVVFGATGAQGGSVARTLLEDGTFRVRVVTRDPGQRAAKQLGLQGAEVVQGDQNDEASMELALSGAHATFIVTNYWENCSQEQEVKQGKLLADLAKRLGLCYVVYSGLENIKKLTGGRLTAGHFDGKGEVEEYFRDIGVPMTSVRLPCYFENLLSYFLPQKAPDGRSYLLSLMGGRPGVLPSLAPRI, encoded by the exons ATGGCGGACAAGAAGCTGGTGGTGGTGTTTGGAGCCACAG GTGCCCAGGGGGGCTCAGTGGCCCGGACGCTCCTGGAAGATGGGACATTTAGGGTCCGAGTGGTGACCCGGGACCCTGGGCAGAGGGCAGCGAAGCAGCTGGGGCTGCAAGGTGCAGAGGTAGTGCAGGGAGACCAGAATGACGAGGCCAGCATGGAGCTGGCCCTGAGCGGCGCTCACGCCACCTTCATTGTGACCAACTATTGGGAGAACTGCAGCCAGGAGCAGGAGGTCAAGCAG GGAAAGCTGCTGGCCGATTTGGCCAAGCGCCTGGGCCTGTGCTACGTGGTCTACAGTGGCCTGGAGAACATCAAGAAGCTAACCGGGGGGAGACTGACAGCGGGACACTTTGACGGCAAAGGGGAGGTGGAGGAGTATTTCCGGGACATCGGCGTCCCCATGACCAGCGTGCGGCTGCCCTGCTATTTTGAGAACCTCCTCTCCTACTTCCTGCCCCAGAAAGCCCCGGATGGAAGGAGCTACTTGCTGA GCCTGATGGGTGGCAGGCCTGGAGTTCTCCCCAGCCTGGCTCCCAGGATTTGA
- the LOC122433524 gene encoding 40S ribosomal protein S20-like, giving the protein MGFKDTGKTPVEPEVAIHWIRITLTSRNVKSLEKVCADLIRGAKEKNLKVKGPVQMPTKSLRITTRKTPCSEGSKTWDRFQTRIHKRLIDLHSPSEIVKQITSISTEPEVKVEITTADACYYLFNKLIIKLFKKKEKR; this is encoded by the coding sequence ATGGGCTTTAAAGATACCGGCAAGACTCCCGTGGAGCCAGAGGTGGCCATTCACTGGATTAGGATCACCCTCACCAGCCGCAATGTGAAGTCTCTGGAGAAGGTGTGTGCTGACCTGATCAGAGGCGCGAAGGAAAAGAATCTCAAGGTGAAAGGACCTGTTCAGATGCCTACCAAGTCTCTGAGAATAACTACGAGGAAAACTCCTTGCAGTGAAGGTTCTAAGACTTGGGATCGATTCCAGACGAGGATCCACAAGCGACTCATTGACCTGCACAGTCCTTCTGAAATTGTCAAGCAGATCACTTCCATCAGCACTGAGCCAGAAGTCAAGGTGGAAATCACCACTGCCGATGCCTGTTACTACCTTTTTAATAAACTGATaatcaaattgtttaaaaaaaaagaaaaaagataa